One genomic window of Gossypium hirsutum isolate 1008001.06 chromosome D11, Gossypium_hirsutum_v2.1, whole genome shotgun sequence includes the following:
- the LOC107904649 gene encoding carbon catabolite repressor protein 4 homolog 3 isoform X2, giving the protein MGFACGSLLHPFISITMASPTLSQSLPKPFSFKPTIAISSSMVSPTSSSSSSSTGSYSPRWDNSILRQPTTSYDSPPEILRHWIELQQPLASHDRFTVASYNILGDRNASKHKDLYLNVPSNYIRWGYRKRVLCEEIMRWNPDIICMQEVDKYFDLRNTMEKAGYVGSYKRRTGDNVDGCATFWKPDKFRLLERESIGFKGFGLRDNVAQLSVFEMCRVESRRLVVGNIHVLYNPSRGEVKLGQIRFLSSRAQLLSDRWGNAPVVLGGDFNSTPQSAIYKFLSTSELNVKLYNRRELSGQRSCHPSEVLGGNRESRSSISVMDRVLNDCWTDEEVKAATGTANSHLVMHPLQLNSSYATVKGSINTRDSNGTRKAFYLLEFWILFQLIFSRGLVAFHARKSEAIIWPWFLNLPSLKVP; this is encoded by the exons atgggGTTCGCCTGTGGTTCTTTGCTCCACCCTTTTATCTCCATAACAATGGCTTCCCCAACTCTAAGCCAATCATTGCCTAAACCCTTTTCCTTCAAGCCCACCATTGCCATTTCTTCTTCCATGGTTAGCCCAACAAGTTCTTCTTCGTCCTCTTCCACTGGTTCCTACAGTCCCCGCTGGGACAACTCCATTCTTCGACAACCGACCACATCGTACGATTCTCCTCCTGAGATACTCCGCCATTGGATCGAACTCCAACAACCTCTAGCTTCTCACG ATAGATTTACTGTGGCATCATATAACATATTGGGAGATAGAAATGCTTCAAAACATAAAGATTTGTACCTAAATGTTCCTTCAAATTACATAAGATGGGGTTACCGGAAAAGGGTTTTATGTGAAGAAATAATGAGATGGAACCCAGATATAATCTGTATGCAG GAGGTGGATAAGTACTTTGATCTAAGGAACACCATGGAGAAGGCAGGATATGTTGGGTCTTATAAG CGACGTACCGGAGATAATGTTGATGGGTGTGCTACATTTTGGAAACCTGACAA GTTCCGATTGTTGGAGAGGGAAAGCATCGGATTTAAGGGATTCGGTCTTCGTGATAATGTTGCTCAGCTTTCTGTTTTTGAG ATGTGCAGAGTTGAATCTAGAAGACTAGTTGTTGGGAACATTCATGTGCTTTATAACCCAAGCCGTGGAGAAGTAAAGTTAGGCCAA ATTCGTTTTCTCTCTTCGAGGGCACAATTACTCTCCGACAGATGGGGGAATGCCCCAGTTGTACTTGGGGGTGATTTTAATagcactcctcag AGTGCAATATACAAGTTCTTGTCAACATCAGAG CTTAACGTCAAGTTGTATAACAGAAGAGAGTTGTCGGGTCAGAGAAGTTGCCATCCCTCTGAAGTTTTGGGTGGTAACAGAGAATCAAGAAGTTCAATTTCTGTTATGGACAG AGTTTTGAATGATTGTTGGACTGATGAGGAGGTTAAAGCTGCAACTGGAACTGCTAATAGCCATTTAGTTATGCATCCATTGCAGCTTAATAGCTCCTATGCCACAGTAAAG GGTTCTATAAATACAAGGGACTCCAACG GTACTCGGAAGGCGTTCTACCTATTAGAGTTCTGGATACTCTTCCAATTGATATTCTCACGAGGACTGGTGGCCTTCCATGCAAG AAAATCGGAAGCGATCATTTGGCCTTGGTTTCTGAATTTGCCTTCTCTAAAAGTACCATAG
- the LOC107904649 gene encoding carbon catabolite repressor protein 4 homolog 3 isoform X1, whose product MGFACGSLLHPFISITMASPTLSQSLPKPFSFKPTIAISSSMVSPTSSSSSSSTGSYSPRWDNSILRQPTTSYDSPPEILRHWIELQQPLASHDRFTVASYNILGDRNASKHKDLYLNVPSNYIRWGYRKRVLCEEIMRWNPDIICMQEVDKYFDLRNTMEKAGYVGSYKRRTGDNVDGCATFWKPDKFRLLERESIGFKGFGLRDNVAQLSVFEMCRVESRRLVVGNIHVLYNPSRGEVKLGQIRFLSSRAQLLSDRWGNAPVVLGGDFNSTPQSAIYKFLSTSELNVKLYNRRELSGQRSCHPSEVLGGNRESRSSISVMDRVLNDCWTDEEVKAATGTANSHLVMHPLQLNSSYATVKGSINTRDSNGEPLATSYHSKFLGTVDYLWYSEGVLPIRVLDTLPIDILTRTGGLPCKKIGSDHLALVSEFAFSKSTIEDDNLTTPAVLCLD is encoded by the exons atgggGTTCGCCTGTGGTTCTTTGCTCCACCCTTTTATCTCCATAACAATGGCTTCCCCAACTCTAAGCCAATCATTGCCTAAACCCTTTTCCTTCAAGCCCACCATTGCCATTTCTTCTTCCATGGTTAGCCCAACAAGTTCTTCTTCGTCCTCTTCCACTGGTTCCTACAGTCCCCGCTGGGACAACTCCATTCTTCGACAACCGACCACATCGTACGATTCTCCTCCTGAGATACTCCGCCATTGGATCGAACTCCAACAACCTCTAGCTTCTCACG ATAGATTTACTGTGGCATCATATAACATATTGGGAGATAGAAATGCTTCAAAACATAAAGATTTGTACCTAAATGTTCCTTCAAATTACATAAGATGGGGTTACCGGAAAAGGGTTTTATGTGAAGAAATAATGAGATGGAACCCAGATATAATCTGTATGCAG GAGGTGGATAAGTACTTTGATCTAAGGAACACCATGGAGAAGGCAGGATATGTTGGGTCTTATAAG CGACGTACCGGAGATAATGTTGATGGGTGTGCTACATTTTGGAAACCTGACAA GTTCCGATTGTTGGAGAGGGAAAGCATCGGATTTAAGGGATTCGGTCTTCGTGATAATGTTGCTCAGCTTTCTGTTTTTGAG ATGTGCAGAGTTGAATCTAGAAGACTAGTTGTTGGGAACATTCATGTGCTTTATAACCCAAGCCGTGGAGAAGTAAAGTTAGGCCAA ATTCGTTTTCTCTCTTCGAGGGCACAATTACTCTCCGACAGATGGGGGAATGCCCCAGTTGTACTTGGGGGTGATTTTAATagcactcctcag AGTGCAATATACAAGTTCTTGTCAACATCAGAG CTTAACGTCAAGTTGTATAACAGAAGAGAGTTGTCGGGTCAGAGAAGTTGCCATCCCTCTGAAGTTTTGGGTGGTAACAGAGAATCAAGAAGTTCAATTTCTGTTATGGACAG AGTTTTGAATGATTGTTGGACTGATGAGGAGGTTAAAGCTGCAACTGGAACTGCTAATAGCCATTTAGTTATGCATCCATTGCAGCTTAATAGCTCCTATGCCACAGTAAAG GGTTCTATAAATACAAGGGACTCCAACGGTGAACCTTTAGCCACTTCCTACCACTCTAAGTTTCTTGGAACTGTTGACTATTTATG GTACTCGGAAGGCGTTCTACCTATTAGAGTTCTGGATACTCTTCCAATTGATATTCTCACGAGGACTGGTGGCCTTCCATGCAAG AAAATCGGAAGCGATCATTTGGCCTTGGTTTCTGAATTTGCCTTCTCTAAAAGTACCATAGAAGATGATAACCTGACTACACCAGCAGTCCTTTGTTTGGATTAA
- the LOC107904647 gene encoding uncharacterized protein isoform X1 — MRRLVDNALAVTKESVKTFTYESLNNIARLINGVSALLLAILLGKSNILEGAQGWELRPTFHGPRFPRWMENGVSSFNQFIHELSVDSDSSSVDYASAEDEPDEIYRSTPSSPLSDGSGTCRTSAHINHDPHWTNWVAYIFSWILLPARFLLRIPFLLFRLLSSQESKASLDTGSPRPRTFHPFRKVHSSKDHVVQRTIDRRRGVIEDLHLAIEIFIEAIFDMFHKAAYFVFSPFAAFRIFGKWFSSPSAGDKDIDYNVSNASVPTATLGANDPSPRERNLTLHHTLNTDARTCRDVITELGYPYEAIHVITSDGYVILLERLPRRDARKAVFLQHGILDSSMGWVSNGVVGSPAFAAFDQGYDVFLGNFRGLVSREHVDKNISLRQYWRFSINEHGTEDIPAMIEKIHEVKTAELKLSHPNEETTDEQPYKLCAISHSMGGAAMLMYVIIRRIEEKPHRLSRLVLLSPAGFHDETSFLFTVAHYICLLLAPILALFVPALYIPTRFFRMLFNKLVRDFHNYPAVGGLVQTILSYGFGGDSSNWVGVLGLPHYNMNDMPGLSFRVIHHLAQIKRTKKFRMYDFGSKAVNMEVYGSPEPIDLGEYYSLIDIPVDLVAGKKDQIITSSMVKKHYRLMKDSGVDVSYNEFEYGHLDFTFAHHEELLAFVMSRLLLVEPDLKRQSSPKEALKLKKTGQARSGVSSD, encoded by the exons ATGCGGCGATTGGTTGACAACGCCCTCGCTGTTACCAAAGA GTCAGTGAAGACTTTTACATATGAGTCTTTGAACAATATTGCAAGGTTGATAAATGGAGTGTCTGCACTTCTATTGGCCATTCTTCTTGGAAAGTCGAATATTCTTGAAGGTGCTCAAGGATGGGAGCTTAGGCCAACTTTTCATGGACCTCGGTTTCCACGCTGGATGGAAAA TGGTGTTTCCTCATTCAACCAGTTCATCCATGAGCTTTCTGTGGATTCTGATTCTTCAAGTGTAGACTATGCTTCTGCAGAAGATGAACCTGATGAAATATACCGTTCAACACCTTCATCACCTTTATCTGATGGATCAGGAACCTGCAGGACAAGCGCTCACATCAATCATGATCCACACTGGACAAACTGGGTGGCGTATATATTTTCTTGGATTTTGTTACCTGCTAGGTTTTTGCTGAGGATACCATTTCTTCTTTTCCGTTTGTTAAGTAGTCAGGAATCGAAGGCTTCTTTAGATACAGGAAGCCCCCGTCCTAGGACTTTCCATCCCTTTAGGAAAGTACACAGCTCGAAGGACCATGTTGTCCAGCGCACCATTGACAGGAGACGTGGAGTCATTGAG GACCTTCATCTAGCAATTGAGATTTTCATAGAAGCCATATTTGATATGTTCCACAAGGCTGCATATTTTGTGTTCTCCCCGTTCGCAGCTTTCAGAATCTTTGGAAAATGGTTCTCATCTCCTAGTGCTGGTGATAAGGATATTGACTATAATGTCTCAAATGCTTCAGTTCCCACTGCTACTCTTGGAGCTAATGATCCATCTCCTAGAGAAAGGAATCTTACACTTCACCATACTCTTAATACTGATGCGCGGACTTGTCGAGATGTCATAACAGAGCTTGG GTATCCATATGAAGCTATTCATGTCATCACTTCTGATGGATATGTTATCCTTTTAGAAAGATTACCAAG GCGTGATGCACGGAAGGCTGTCTTTTTACAGCATGGTATTTTGGATTCGTCTATGGG TTGGGTTTCCAATGGCGTTGTTGGTTCTCCAGCTTTTGCAGCATTTGATCAAG GCTATGATGTCTTCCTTGGGAATTTTCGTGGCTTAGTCTCTAGAGAGCATGTGGATAAAAATATCTCCTTAAGGCA ATATTGGCGATTCTCCATAAATGAACACGGGACAGAGGATATTCCAGCTATGATAGAGAAGATTCACGAGGTTAAAACTGCTGAATTGAAACTTAGCCATCCCAATGAAGAAACAACTGATGAGCAGCCGTACAAACTTTGTGCAATCTCTCACAGCATGGGTGGAGCTGCTATGCTGATGTATGTTATAATACGCCGGATTGAAGAGAAACCTCACAGGCTCTCAAGATTAGTTTTGCTTTCGCCTGCAGGCTTCCATGATGAAACTAGTTTTTTATTTACAGTAGCGCACTATATATGTCTTCTTTTGGCTCCTATCCTTGCACTTTTTGTGCCTGCCTTATATATACCCACCAGGTTCTTTCGGATGCTGTTCAACAAGTTGGTCAGGGACTTCCATAACTACCCTGCGGTTGGGGGACTGGTTCAAACTATATTGAGTTACGGCTTCGGTGGAGATAGCTCAAATTGGGTTGGGGTGCTGGGGTTACCTCATTATAACATGAATGACATGCCAGGCCTGTCATTTCGTGTGATTCACCACCTTGCACAAATAAAGAGAACGAAGAAATTTAGAATGTATGATTTCGGGAGTAAAGCAGTCAATATGGAGGTGTATGGATCACCAGAACCGATAGACTTGGGGGAATATTATTCACTTATTGATATTCCGGTCGATTTAGTGGCTGGGAAGAAGGACCAGATAATCACTTCATCGATGGTTAAGAAGCACTATAGATTGATGAAGGATTCAGGTGTAGACGTATCATACAATGAATTCGAGTATGGACACTTAGACTTCACATTTGCCCACCACGAAGAACTCTTAGCATTCGTGATGTCGCGGCTGCTGCTCGTGGAGCCTGATCTGAAGCGCCAGTCTAGTCCGAAGGAGGCTCTAAAGTTGAAAAAAACAGGGCAAGCTAGGTCTGGAGTCTCCTCCGATTGA
- the LOC107904647 gene encoding gastric triacylglycerol lipase isoform X2, which produces MENGVSSFNQFIHELSVDSDSSSVDYASAEDEPDEIYRSTPSSPLSDGSGTCRTSAHINHDPHWTNWVAYIFSWILLPARFLLRIPFLLFRLLSSQESKASLDTGSPRPRTFHPFRKVHSSKDHVVQRTIDRRRGVIEDLHLAIEIFIEAIFDMFHKAAYFVFSPFAAFRIFGKWFSSPSAGDKDIDYNVSNASVPTATLGANDPSPRERNLTLHHTLNTDARTCRDVITELGYPYEAIHVITSDGYVILLERLPRRDARKAVFLQHGILDSSMGWVSNGVVGSPAFAAFDQGYDVFLGNFRGLVSREHVDKNISLRQYWRFSINEHGTEDIPAMIEKIHEVKTAELKLSHPNEETTDEQPYKLCAISHSMGGAAMLMYVIIRRIEEKPHRLSRLVLLSPAGFHDETSFLFTVAHYICLLLAPILALFVPALYIPTRFFRMLFNKLVRDFHNYPAVGGLVQTILSYGFGGDSSNWVGVLGLPHYNMNDMPGLSFRVIHHLAQIKRTKKFRMYDFGSKAVNMEVYGSPEPIDLGEYYSLIDIPVDLVAGKKDQIITSSMVKKHYRLMKDSGVDVSYNEFEYGHLDFTFAHHEELLAFVMSRLLLVEPDLKRQSSPKEALKLKKTGQARSGVSSD; this is translated from the exons ATGGAAAA TGGTGTTTCCTCATTCAACCAGTTCATCCATGAGCTTTCTGTGGATTCTGATTCTTCAAGTGTAGACTATGCTTCTGCAGAAGATGAACCTGATGAAATATACCGTTCAACACCTTCATCACCTTTATCTGATGGATCAGGAACCTGCAGGACAAGCGCTCACATCAATCATGATCCACACTGGACAAACTGGGTGGCGTATATATTTTCTTGGATTTTGTTACCTGCTAGGTTTTTGCTGAGGATACCATTTCTTCTTTTCCGTTTGTTAAGTAGTCAGGAATCGAAGGCTTCTTTAGATACAGGAAGCCCCCGTCCTAGGACTTTCCATCCCTTTAGGAAAGTACACAGCTCGAAGGACCATGTTGTCCAGCGCACCATTGACAGGAGACGTGGAGTCATTGAG GACCTTCATCTAGCAATTGAGATTTTCATAGAAGCCATATTTGATATGTTCCACAAGGCTGCATATTTTGTGTTCTCCCCGTTCGCAGCTTTCAGAATCTTTGGAAAATGGTTCTCATCTCCTAGTGCTGGTGATAAGGATATTGACTATAATGTCTCAAATGCTTCAGTTCCCACTGCTACTCTTGGAGCTAATGATCCATCTCCTAGAGAAAGGAATCTTACACTTCACCATACTCTTAATACTGATGCGCGGACTTGTCGAGATGTCATAACAGAGCTTGG GTATCCATATGAAGCTATTCATGTCATCACTTCTGATGGATATGTTATCCTTTTAGAAAGATTACCAAG GCGTGATGCACGGAAGGCTGTCTTTTTACAGCATGGTATTTTGGATTCGTCTATGGG TTGGGTTTCCAATGGCGTTGTTGGTTCTCCAGCTTTTGCAGCATTTGATCAAG GCTATGATGTCTTCCTTGGGAATTTTCGTGGCTTAGTCTCTAGAGAGCATGTGGATAAAAATATCTCCTTAAGGCA ATATTGGCGATTCTCCATAAATGAACACGGGACAGAGGATATTCCAGCTATGATAGAGAAGATTCACGAGGTTAAAACTGCTGAATTGAAACTTAGCCATCCCAATGAAGAAACAACTGATGAGCAGCCGTACAAACTTTGTGCAATCTCTCACAGCATGGGTGGAGCTGCTATGCTGATGTATGTTATAATACGCCGGATTGAAGAGAAACCTCACAGGCTCTCAAGATTAGTTTTGCTTTCGCCTGCAGGCTTCCATGATGAAACTAGTTTTTTATTTACAGTAGCGCACTATATATGTCTTCTTTTGGCTCCTATCCTTGCACTTTTTGTGCCTGCCTTATATATACCCACCAGGTTCTTTCGGATGCTGTTCAACAAGTTGGTCAGGGACTTCCATAACTACCCTGCGGTTGGGGGACTGGTTCAAACTATATTGAGTTACGGCTTCGGTGGAGATAGCTCAAATTGGGTTGGGGTGCTGGGGTTACCTCATTATAACATGAATGACATGCCAGGCCTGTCATTTCGTGTGATTCACCACCTTGCACAAATAAAGAGAACGAAGAAATTTAGAATGTATGATTTCGGGAGTAAAGCAGTCAATATGGAGGTGTATGGATCACCAGAACCGATAGACTTGGGGGAATATTATTCACTTATTGATATTCCGGTCGATTTAGTGGCTGGGAAGAAGGACCAGATAATCACTTCATCGATGGTTAAGAAGCACTATAGATTGATGAAGGATTCAGGTGTAGACGTATCATACAATGAATTCGAGTATGGACACTTAGACTTCACATTTGCCCACCACGAAGAACTCTTAGCATTCGTGATGTCGCGGCTGCTGCTCGTGGAGCCTGATCTGAAGCGCCAGTCTAGTCCGAAGGAGGCTCTAAAGTTGAAAAAAACAGGGCAAGCTAGGTCTGGAGTCTCCTCCGATTGA
- the LOC107903075 gene encoding uncharacterized protein, whose translation MKNGAMRGSKRRYEQKGNGGFLKEKRGRFYIIRRCIAMLLCWRD comes from the coding sequence ATGAAAAATGGTGCAATGAGAGGGTCAAAGAGAAGGTATGAGCAGAAGGGCAATGGAGGGTTTCTAAAGGAAAAAAGAGGTAGGTTTTACATTATACGAAGATGTATTGCGATGCTTCTATGCTGGCGTGACTGa
- the LOC107904645 gene encoding protein DENND6A yields the protein MSRSPSFSVKSELSVKADPDAMQRWVLAFCIIRFDLEQGQLIEECYPPGCLTQEEELEVAFSSFPDSISQHQNRSSIHDCIFFFRFQRHKHSKQGNGTSSEISEIDDKETSSTPDEVKSIRRSRSTDISKSSKYLYGYVFNRQRHDERLKRGGEQKSVVILSHGPYYSVFRPLLQIMGPLYFDIGRKAIEHIAGYVSLWPSPVPGKLMELPIGNAMLKVNLPPAHSLPLESGISYEESASSMAPFLPSNPSVPQGLFHDSDIFGTFRGLLLQLWLLWELLLIGEPILIIAPTPPQCCEAVASLVSLVAPLLCTVDFRPYFTIHDPDFAQLNALQEGDKYPPMVLGVTNLFFLKALRYIPHIVSVGSPAPSSSRVTIASRSTGRIPAKQEGFGLQQLSLKKFSPSSLFNAVKLRRDGPLCLMTEHKEAIWSTYVATTKPDTSILNRLIDAGMSPRVEESMSVVNNEILRRHFLELTTNFLAPFGPYFRATTPSEGSSPYADPPPLPPFNADDFLMSLSARGVGKFLSKRMRSNWLDLYRRFLKGPNFLPWFQRRLAIAENEQHRLWRQARMKTDIHLLITKVPELEIVDCFDAIERHLLGEMQLQQSGRAISDSAAMCQKLKGDLQAVFNVLPNDMQQLLLLNPQRAALLQGSSSPELTILPGRPSIQVGVVSSNSPR from the exons ATGAGTCGATCCCCTTCTTTTTCTGTGAAGTCGGAGCTTAGTGTAAAAGCAGACCCAGATGCTATGCAACGATGGGTTCTTGCCTTTTGTATCATTAGATTTGATCTTGAACAAGGTCAGCTCATAGAAGAGTGTTATCCACCTGGTTGTCTTACACAAGAAGAGGAACTTGAGGTCGCTTTTAGTTCATTCCCGGATTCCATTTCGCAGCACCAGAACCGTTCCAGCATCCACGATTGCATCTTCTTTTTCCGATTCCAAAGGCATAAACATTCCAAACAGGGTAATGGGACTTCTTCTGAAATAAGTGAAATCGATGATAAAGAAACAAGTTCAACCCCGGACGAGGTGAAATCAATTCGGAGATCAAGAAGTACGGATATTAGTAAAAGTTCAAAATACTTGTATGGTTATGTATTCAATAGGCAAAGGCACGACGAGAGGCTAAAACGAGGTGGGGAACAAAAATCTGTAGTAATTTTGTCTCATGGACCTTACTATAGCGTGTTTAGACCTTTGTTACAAATCATGGGTCCTCTGTACTTTGATATAGGAAGAAAAGCTATTGAACATATTGCTGGTTATGTTTCGTTGTGGCCTAGTCCTGTACCTGGTAAATTAATGGAGCTTCCGATTGGGAATGCAATGCTCAAAGTTAACTTGCCACCGGCTCACAGCTTGCCTTTGGAAAGTGGAATATCTTATGAAGAATCTGCTTCTTCTATGGCTCCTTTTCTTCCCAGTAATCCATCGGTGCCACAAGGTCTATTTCACGATTCAGATATTTTCGGAACGTTCAGAGGACTTTTATTGCAACTTTGGTTATTGTGGGAGTTGTTGCTTATCGGTGAGCCAATTCTTATCATAGCACCAACTCCTCCACAATGCTGCGAGGCTGTAGCAAGTCTCGTCAGCTTAGTTGCACCTTTACTTTGTACTGTTGACTTTAGACCATATTTTACCATCCATGATCCTGACTTTGCTCAATTGAATGCACTTCAAGAAGGGGACAAATATCCACCTATGGTTTTGGGTGTCACAAATCTCTTTTTCCTTAAAGCTCTTCGTTATATCCCACACATTGTGTCGGTTGGAAGCCCTGCACCGAGTTCAAGTAGGGTTACCATTGCAAGTAGGTCCACTGGAAGAATTCCTGCTAAACAGGAAGGATTTGGTCTTCAACAGCTTTCCTTAAAGAAGTTCTCTCCTTCAAGTTTGTTTAATGCTGTGAAGCTGAGGAGAGATGGCCCTCTCTGTCTCATGACAGAGCATAAGGAGGCAATTTGGAGCACTTATGTTGCAACTACAAAGCCCGACACTTCTATCTTGAATAGGCTTATTGATGCTGGAATGTCACCAAGGGTCGAGGAATCTATGTCTGTTGTTAATAATGAGATATTACGGCGGCACTTCTTGGAGCTCACAACCAACTTTTTGGCACCTTTTGGACCATATTTTAGGGCTACTACTCCTTCTGAAGGTTCTTCACCATACGCTGACCCCCCTCCATTACCTCCATTTAATGCTGATGATTTTCTTATGAGCTTATCAGCAAGAGGGGTGGGAAAGTTTCTCTCGAAGCGAATGAGATCTAACTGGCTGGACCTGTATAG GCGTTTTCTTAAAGGACCCAACTTTTTGCCATGGTTTCAAAGACGGCTTGCTATTGCGGAAAATGAACAACATAGATTGTGGAGGCAGGCAAGAATGAAGACTGATATACATCTCCTTATAACTAAAGTGCCCGAATTGGAAATTGTTGACTGCTTTGACGCTATTGAGAGGCATCTTCTCGGGGAAATGCAG CTGCAGCAATCTGGAAGGGCGATATCGGACTCTGCAGCAATGTGTCAGAAATTGAAGGGTGATCTACAGGCAGTGTTCAACGTACTTCCAAACGACATGCAGCAGCTTTTGCTTTTAAACCCCCAAAGAGCAGCTCTTTTACAGGGAAGTTCAAGTCCAGAACTAACGATACTTCCTGGCCGTCCTTCGATTCAAGTCGGGGTTGTATCCTCCAATTCACCAAGATAA
- the LOC107903074 gene encoding transcription factor CYCLOIDEA — protein sequence MFPSNSNGNNNDPITYLDHSILPLSFFYSPSSPNYNQCELLQLDEYDYDVLWNQQQHFDDDDDQFLHQTTLLTDNSVSETIVNLPDCRHNNTTTDIHQQPMPRKRPAASKTDRHSKINTANGPRDRRMRLSLDVAREFFGLQDMLGYDKASRTVEWLLVQAKPEITKLMNNSNNSFGFAKSPSSTSETEVVSGIDKAAAIDGNIPKGTPSKKEKKERRQRKTSFRPLARDMRVKARERAKARTKEKNMSLRLNNETRDNDPNRFGSSWSSTWTKQPGIQNHHNNNNNTVFQADNINIHGDRMIWSLNCLQNTGLINQELTGSILW from the exons ATGTTTCCTTCAAACAGCAATGGTAATAACAATGACCCAATCACTTATCTTGACCATTCGATTCTCCCTCTTTCCTTTTTCTATTCCCCTTCTTCTCCGAATTACAATCAATGCGAGCTATTACAACTTGATGAATATGACTATGATGTTTTGTGGAACCAACAACAACactttgatgatgatgatgatcagTTCCTTCATCAAACAACCTTGTTGACTGATAATTCAGTGTCGGAAACTATCGTCAACTTGCCTGATTGTCGTCATAATAATACCACAACCGATATTCACCAACAGCCGATGCCACGAAAGAGACCAGCTGCTTCAAAAACAGATCGGCACAGTAAGATTAACACGGCGAATGGACCGAGAGACAGGAGAATGAGGTTATCCCTTGATGTCGCTCGAGAGTTCTTTGGTTTACAAGACATGTTGGGGTACGATAAAGCCAGTAGAACCGTGGAATGGCTACTCGTACAAGCAAAACCAGAAATCACGAAGCTAATGAATAACAGCAACAACAGCTTTGGCTTTGCTAAGAGTCCATCTTCGACATCCGAGACCGAAGTGGTGTCCGGGATCGACAAAGCAGCTGCCATTGATGGAAACATCCCTAAAGGGACACcttcaaagaaagagaaaaaagaaagacgACAACGTAAAACCAGTTTCCGTCCTCTCGCAAGGGATATGAGGGTAAAGGCACGGGAAAGAGCTAAAGcaagaaccaaagaaaagaaCATGTCTTTAAGGTTAAACAATGAAACAAGAGACAATGATCCAAATAGGTTCGGTTCTTCTTGGAGCTCAACTTGGACCAAACAACCTGGGATTCAAAATCaccacaacaacaacaacaacactGTCTTTCAGGCGGACAACATAAATATCCATGGAGATCGCATGATTTGGAGCCTGAATTGTCTGCAAAACACTGGATTAATTAACCAAGAG CTTACAGGCTCAATCCTTTGGTAA